From Dyadobacter subterraneus, the proteins below share one genomic window:
- the tnpA gene encoding IS66 family insertion sequence element accessory protein TnpA, giving the protein MKKEQHKSQQRYRQLYLRWKSSGKGARVFCEQESIKYSTFWYWAKKFKASALPKHEFIEMKVDKIEVKSSQPLAELRLTDKGALIFYELPEPAWVKALLA; this is encoded by the coding sequence ATGAAAAAAGAACAACACAAATCCCAACAACGATATCGCCAGCTCTATCTTCGATGGAAAAGTAGCGGCAAAGGTGCTCGTGTATTCTGCGAGCAGGAATCAATCAAGTATTCGACATTCTGGTATTGGGCCAAAAAGTTTAAAGCCAGTGCTCTTCCCAAGCATGAGTTCATTGAAATGAAAGTTGATAAGATCGAAGTAAAGTCTTCTCAACCACTTGCCGAACTACGGCTAACTGATAAAGGTGCGCTGATTTTCTATGAGTTACCAGAGCCCGCATGGGTAAAAGCATTACTGGCTTAA
- the tnpB gene encoding IS66 family insertion sequence element accessory protein TnpB (TnpB, as the term is used for proteins encoded by IS66 family insertion elements, is considered an accessory protein, since TnpC, encoded by a neighboring gene, is a DDE family transposase.), whose translation MLSLSSSTRYFLYNHPVDMRCGFYSLAGLVQNGLKLNPLSGDVFVFIGKRANQVRLLQWDGDGYALYSKRLEAGTFERPSDKKLLISTRELSLILQGVKLKSVQLRKRYKQLSTY comes from the coding sequence ATGCTGTCTTTATCTTCTTCGACACGTTACTTCTTGTACAACCACCCTGTGGATATGCGCTGCGGATTCTATTCGCTCGCAGGTCTGGTACAGAACGGTTTAAAGCTGAACCCGCTATCAGGTGATGTCTTTGTATTTATCGGAAAACGGGCTAATCAGGTGCGCCTGCTACAGTGGGATGGCGACGGCTACGCACTCTATTCAAAACGATTAGAGGCAGGTACCTTCGAGCGCCCGTCAGATAAAAAATTACTGATCTCTACAAGGGAACTGTCGCTGATTTTACAAGGTGTTAAGTTAAAATCCGTTCAGCTGCGCAAGCGTTATAAACAACTGTCCACCTATTAA
- the tnpB gene encoding IS66 family insertion sequence element accessory protein TnpB (TnpB, as the term is used for proteins encoded by IS66 family insertion elements, is considered an accessory protein, since TnpC, encoded by a neighboring gene, is a DDE family transposase.): MFSLSSSHRYFLYQGRCDMRKAFDGLCDLVNTELGRNPTSGEVFVFLNRPRTHIKLLHWENGGFVLYYKRLEKGTFSLPKAMDGRKQSPISIFQG; encoded by the coding sequence ATGTTCAGTCTGAGTTCATCGCACCGCTATTTTCTTTATCAGGGCCGCTGTGATATGCGTAAGGCATTTGACGGGCTCTGTGACCTGGTAAACACAGAGCTGGGCCGCAATCCCACAAGCGGTGAAGTATTCGTTTTTCTGAACCGACCCCGGACCCATATCAAATTGCTTCATTGGGAAAACGGGGGCTTTGTTTTGTATTATAAACGACTTGAAAAAGGAACGTTTTCTCTACCCAAAGCAATGGATGGTCGTAAGCAATCGCCTATATCCATCTTTCAAGGCTGA
- the tnpA gene encoding IS66 family insertion sequence element accessory protein TnpA, producing MDQSEEMFKLVREWRESGVSQSEFCKPHGITVAKFGYWSVKEKLAARLTAEKVGGFVQISGRQSVSSDSCRIIYPNGVEVSYEGRDLAMLSQLIKLY from the coding sequence ATGGATCAGTCAGAAGAAATGTTCAAATTAGTAAGGGAATGGCGTGAGAGTGGCGTAAGTCAAAGTGAATTTTGCAAGCCACACGGCATTACAGTAGCCAAGTTCGGCTACTGGTCGGTGAAGGAAAAGTTGGCCGCACGGTTGACCGCCGAAAAGGTAGGTGGCTTTGTTCAGATATCCGGCCGACAATCGGTATCAAGTGATTCTTGCCGGATTATCTACCCAAATGGCGTGGAGGTAAGTTACGAAGGGAGAGACCTGGCTATGCTTTCCCAACTGATCAAGCTCTACTGA